The Pseudomonadota bacterium region GGCGGCAGGCCGACGTTCGAGCTCCGGCTCGGGCTGCCCGGGAGCTCGAGCGCGTTCGCCGTGGCGGCGCGCTTCGGGATCCCGGACGCCGTCCTCGACTCGGCGCAGAGGCTCCTCCCCGAGGGCGTGCGGGAGCTCGCGTCCGCGGTCGCCGCGCTCGACAAGGCGAAGCACGACGCGGAGATCGAGCGGCTCGCGCTCGCGGAGCAGCGCAGCGCGCTCGCGACGGAGGCGAAGCGGCACGCGGACGAGATGGTCCGGCTCCGGGCGCGGGACGAGCGGTTCGTCGACAAGGAGCGGGAGGCGCTCTGGCAGGAGATCCGACGGGCGCGGGAGCGGGTGCGCGACGCGGAGGCGACGCTCAAGCGGCGGAGGGTCGACGCCCCTGGGGCGAAGTCGGCGCGCGACGCGATCAACGCGGTCGCCGAGCGGCTGGCCCCCGGCGGCGCGCTCGGCCAGGGCCGGCCCGACGAGCTGCCCGGCGCCCCGGCGCTCCCGGATGATCTTCGCGAGGGAGCGCGCGTCCACGTCGTCTCGCTCGGCAAGGAGGCGATCGTCGCCGAGCCGCTGCGCGGCAACACGGCGTTCGTCCGGCTCGGCTCGGCGCGGCTGCGCGTGCCGCTCGAGGATCTCCGGTTCCTCGGCGAGGCGCGGCCCCGCACAGGCCCGGCGCCGAAGAAGCCCGCGCCGGCGCGCGAGGAGGCGCCCGATCGCGTCGAGGCCGTGCCCAGGGGACCCGTGCGGACCGCGGGCAACGTCCTCGATCTGCGCGGCGCCACCGTGGACGAGGCGATCGATCGCGTCGACGCTTTCCTGGACGCCATGCTGCGGGACGGGGCCGACGCGGCGTTCGTCATCCACGGGTTCGGGACGGGCGCGCTCCAGGACGCGATCCGCCGCCACCTCGACGGTTCGCGCTACGTCGCGCGCTGGCGCCCCGGGGATCGAGAGGAGGGCGGCGACGGCGTCACCGTTGCCTGGCTCCGTTAGCCTCCTCGCCCTCGTCGTCCGCTTCGAACGAGGCGAGCATCTTGCGGATCGCGTCGGCGCGCCGCACCTGCCGCGGCGAGGTCGAGTAGGTCGCCGCGAGCACCGTCCACGCCCGGAACCAGATCGGCGTGCCCACGTCGGCGTCGTCGAGCCGGGAGAGCAGCTCCCAGCAGGTCTGCTCGAGCCGCCGGTAGCGCTTCTGCGCCATCAGGATCTCGCGCAGCCTTTCGAGCGCCGGGAGGCACGTCGGATCCTCGCGGAGCGCGCGGAGGAACAGGGCGACCGCGAGCCCCGGGCGCTTCATCTCCGTGAGGGCGAGGTTCCCGGCGGCGCAGTGGTGGGTGGCGCGGGACGACGCCTCGCCCGACGTGGCGCGGCGCTCGATCTGCCGCAGCCCCTCGCGCGGCTTGCCCGACGAGATCGCCTCCCCGACGAGGCGCTTGAGCTCCGGATCCGCGTCCCCGTCGATCTCGCAGCGGCCGGCCGCCGCGGAGACCCGCCGCCCGAGCATGAGGCCGCGCACGAAGCGGAACGCGAGCACCGCGATGAAGAGCACGGCGGCGATGGCGAGGACTGGCTTCATCATGGCCGCGATGATAACCCGGCGCCGAAGGGAGTCAACGCCGGACCCCGGGCGAGGCCGCGTAGGGCCCGGCGTCGGTGAGGAGGTAGATCGCAAACGACGCGAGCCAGTGCTCGCCGCCGTAGCCGCTCCCCGCCATCTTCCCGAGGCCGTCCTCGCGGTGGATCGCCGCGAGCCGCTCGAGCACCGCCCGGCGCGGATCGCCCTCCTCGAGCGCGCTGGCGATCCCGCGGTAGGCCGCGGCGCGCTGGAGCGACAGGCCGATGAGGTGCCCGATGCGCGGATCCTCGCGATCCTTCACGACGGGAGCCGTCCGCAGCGGGGCGAACGCCGGCGCGTCGAGCGGGGGGAGGAACCTGTCGAGCCATGTCGCGAGCTCCTGCTTCGGGAGCACGCGGCGCATGAGATCCGCCTCCGCGAGGCACGGCGAGATGAAGTCCTCGCCCGAGGGCTCGAAGGCGGTCGGGCACGCCGCGTCCGCGAGGTAGAAGTCTCGCGCGCGCCGCTCGAGGAGCTCGCGCAGCCCCGTGTCGGCGGTCGCCACGGCGTAGTCGTGGGCGTGCGCCAGGGCGAACGCCGTCGAGCTGTGGGTGCCGTCGCGGATCGGCACCGAGAGGGTCTCGAGGTAGCGCGACAGCGCCGCCGCGACGTGCCGCTCGAGCGGCTCGAGGATCGCCGCCCAGCGCCGCGCGTCCGGATCGTCCCACGTGCGCAGCTCCGCCGCGAGCCGCAGGAGCCACCCGTAGCCGTACGGCCGTTCGTAGGTCCTGCTGAGCGGCTCCGCGAAGTACGCGAGCTCGCCCGCGATCCGCTCCGCCGTGAAGTGCGCCTCGAGAGCCTCCCGCGCCCTCCCCTCTTCCGCGAAGCCGGTGGTCTTCATGAGCCGCACCAGCGCCCAGTGGCCGTGCACCGACGAGTGCCAGTCGAAGCAGCCGAAGAACGCCGGGTGCAGCACGCGCGGCGGCCGCATCGTCTCGTCGCCGTCCAGGATCTCGCTCGGCTTGTTCGGGTACTCGCGATCGACGCAGGCGAGCGACAGCGCCGCGAGCTCGCCCGCGCGGGCGGCGTCGAGGCTGCGCTCCGCGGGCGCCGGCAGCTCGCGCAGGAGGTCGCGGTAGTCGGGCGACGAGGGAGGCGCGGCCTTCGCCTCCGCCGCCGGTTCCGCTCTCGGCTCGTCGTTCGCGCAGCCCGAGAGCGCGGCCGCGAGGGAGACAATCGCGACGCGCAGGGCGCGGTTCTTCGTCGTCGTGCACATGGCGTCATCATACGCGTCCCGCGCTGTCCCGGAAACCCATTGCCATCGATCCGAAGAACGTGTATTCATAGGGCTTGCAGAGCGTATGCTCTCAATATCATTGGGTTTTTCGATGTCACGCATCGTCTCGGTCGCGAACCAGAAAGGCGGCGTCGGCAAGACGACGACCGCCGTGAACATGGGCGCTTCTCTCGCCGCGGCCGAGAAGACGGTGCTCGTGGTCGACCTCGATCCGCAGGCGAACGCGACCTCCGGG contains the following coding sequences:
- a CDS encoding DUF2891 domain-containing protein, with translation MCTTTKNRALRVAIVSLAAALSGCANDEPRAEPAAEAKAAPPSSPDYRDLLRELPAPAERSLDAARAGELAALSLACVDREYPNKPSEILDGDETMRPPRVLHPAFFGCFDWHSSVHGHWALVRLMKTTGFAEEGRAREALEAHFTAERIAGELAYFAEPLSRTYERPYGYGWLLRLAAELRTWDDPDARRWAAILEPLERHVAAALSRYLETLSVPIRDGTHSSTAFALAHAHDYAVATADTGLRELLERRARDFYLADAACPTAFEPSGEDFISPCLAEADLMRRVLPKQELATWLDRFLPPLDAPAFAPLRTAPVVKDREDPRIGHLIGLSLQRAAAYRGIASALEEGDPRRAVLERLAAIHREDGLGKMAGSGYGGEHWLASFAIYLLTDAGPYAASPGVRR